One window of the Shewanella khirikhana genome contains the following:
- a CDS encoding LpxL/LpxP family Kdo(2)-lipid IV(A) lauroyl/palmitoleoyl acyltransferase, translating to MVESAQFSNHLYHPKYWLLWLGVGLMRLLSALPLSWQMKLGAGLGTLVRKLAGSRSNTARRNLELCFPDMPAAEREALFKRNFEETGKAVFDTISAWWWSDERIQQHMTIKGTEHVEQTIANGQGVILFAVHCLPLEMGARIFGQFQPGIGVYRPHNNAVMEYLQVKGRLRSNKGLVPKRDLRQMVRCLRSAEVIWYTADQDFGRSSAVFIPFFAVPDAATITGATTLAKLGKARVLPFFVQRNDDDKGYHIEIMPPLEDFPGEDEVSDAIRGNQVVEQLISRNLPQYMWLHRRFKTRPDENAPSLYK from the coding sequence GTGGTAGAAAGCGCGCAATTTTCCAATCACCTGTATCACCCCAAGTATTGGCTGCTGTGGCTGGGCGTTGGCCTGATGAGGCTGTTATCGGCTTTGCCTTTGTCATGGCAAATGAAACTCGGCGCCGGTCTTGGCACCCTGGTGAGAAAGCTCGCGGGCAGCCGCAGCAATACTGCCAGACGCAATCTGGAGCTTTGCTTCCCCGATATGCCCGCCGCTGAGCGCGAAGCCTTGTTCAAGCGTAATTTTGAAGAAACCGGCAAGGCAGTGTTCGACACCATCAGTGCCTGGTGGTGGAGCGATGAGCGCATTCAACAGCATATGACCATCAAGGGCACCGAGCATGTGGAGCAAACCATTGCCAATGGCCAGGGGGTTATCCTGTTTGCGGTGCACTGTTTGCCGCTGGAGATGGGCGCGCGGATTTTCGGTCAGTTTCAGCCGGGAATTGGGGTTTATCGCCCGCATAACAATGCGGTGATGGAATACCTGCAAGTGAAGGGACGCTTGCGCTCCAACAAGGGGCTGGTACCCAAGCGCGACCTGCGTCAGATGGTGCGTTGCCTGCGCAGCGCTGAAGTGATTTGGTATACCGCCGATCAGGACTTTGGCCGCTCATCGGCGGTGTTTATTCCGTTTTTTGCGGTACCAGACGCCGCCACCATCACAGGTGCCACCACCCTTGCCAAGCTCGGCAAAGCCAGGGTGCTGCCGTTTTTTGTGCAACGTAACGACGATGACAAGGGCTACCACATCGAGATCATGCCGCCGCTGGAAGACTTCCCCGGTGAGGATGAGGTATCAGATGCCATCCGTGGCAATCAGGTGGTTGAGCAGCTGATTTCACGCAATCTGCCGCAATACATGTGGCTGCACCGCCGCTTCAAAACCCGCCCCGATGAGAACGCGCCGTCGCTGTATAAGTAA
- the hldE gene encoding bifunctional D-glycero-beta-D-manno-heptose-7-phosphate kinase/D-glycero-beta-D-manno-heptose 1-phosphate adenylyltransferase HldE, whose amino-acid sequence MKVTLPAFEKARVLVVGDVMLDRYWVGPTGRISPEAPVPVVRINQIEDRPGGAANVALNIATLGGQVQLAGLVGQDDTAAALTRGVQALGVEPRWLAVEDKPTITKLRVLSRNQQLIRLDFEESFDKSHSQALLSQAEASLNNVDVVVLSDYAKGAIAEPADFIASARAQGVKVLVDPKGSDFSRYRGAFLLTPNMSEFEAVVGAVTSEADLVEKAHKLLNDLALDALLVTRSEKGMTLITPDAPELHIPTVAREVYDVTGAGDTVISALATAIAAGAELPQACAIANTAAGVVVGKLGTSTVSRIELIEALKSHQGESGVGVVSEDQLVYALEQARLRGERVVMTNGCFDILHAGHVSYLAQAKALGDRLIVAVNDDESVRRLKGDGRPVNSVDRRMAVLAGLASVDWVVPFSEDTPQRVIARLLPDLLVKGGDYKVEDIAGGAEVLANGGQVKVLGFEDGVSTTAIIQNIMSRH is encoded by the coding sequence ATGAAGGTTACCTTGCCAGCGTTTGAAAAGGCCCGGGTTCTGGTGGTGGGCGATGTGATGTTGGACCGCTACTGGGTGGGACCAACCGGCCGCATCTCCCCCGAGGCCCCTGTGCCCGTGGTTCGTATCAATCAGATTGAAGACAGGCCCGGTGGCGCGGCCAACGTGGCGCTGAATATCGCCACCCTGGGTGGTCAGGTGCAGTTGGCCGGTTTGGTCGGCCAGGACGACACAGCCGCTGCGCTCACCAGAGGGGTGCAGGCGCTTGGCGTTGAGCCTCGCTGGTTGGCGGTTGAAGACAAACCCACCATCACTAAGCTCAGGGTATTGTCTCGCAATCAGCAGCTTATCCGTCTCGACTTTGAAGAGTCGTTCGACAAAAGCCACAGCCAGGCGCTGCTGAGTCAGGCCGAAGCCTCGCTGAATAATGTGGATGTGGTGGTGCTGTCTGACTATGCCAAAGGTGCCATTGCCGAGCCGGCAGACTTTATCGCCAGTGCCCGTGCTCAGGGGGTAAAGGTGCTGGTGGACCCCAAGGGCAGCGACTTTTCCCGCTATCGCGGCGCCTTTTTGCTGACCCCCAACATGAGCGAGTTTGAGGCCGTGGTGGGCGCTGTGACCAGCGAAGCGGATCTGGTGGAAAAAGCCCATAAGCTGCTTAACGATTTAGCGCTGGATGCGCTGCTGGTGACCCGCTCTGAAAAAGGCATGACCCTAATCACCCCGGATGCGCCTGAGCTACATATTCCCACCGTGGCTCGCGAGGTGTACGACGTCACCGGCGCTGGCGATACCGTGATTTCGGCGCTGGCTACCGCCATTGCCGCCGGGGCCGAGCTGCCCCAGGCCTGTGCCATTGCCAATACCGCCGCCGGAGTGGTGGTGGGCAAGCTGGGTACATCCACCGTCAGCCGTATTGAACTGATTGAGGCGCTTAAAAGCCATCAGGGTGAGTCCGGTGTGGGCGTGGTGAGTGAAGATCAGCTGGTGTATGCACTGGAGCAGGCACGACTTCGCGGCGAGCGGGTGGTGATGACCAACGGCTGCTTCGATATTCTGCATGCCGGCCATGTGAGCTATCTTGCCCAGGCCAAGGCGCTGGGTGACCGCCTGATCGTGGCTGTAAACGATGATGAATCTGTGCGTCGCCTCAAGGGCGATGGCCGCCCGGTGAACTCGGTGGACAGACGCATGGCGGTGCTAGCCGGGCTTGCCTCTGTGGATTGGGTGGTGCCCTTCAGTGAAGATACGCCCCAGCGGGTTATCGCCCGTTTGCTGCCGGATTTGTTGGTGAAAGGCGGCGACTATAAAGTGGAAGACATTGCCGGCGGCGCCGAAGTGCTTGCCAATGGCGGTCAGGTGAAGGTGCTGGGTTTTGAAGACGGGGTGTCCACCACCGCCATTATTCAAAACATCATGAGCCGTCACTGA
- a CDS encoding TetR family transcriptional regulator, whose translation MAKRSKVQTEQTINQIMDEALKQILSIGFDAMSYTTLSEATGISRTGISHHFPKKTDFLVRLDARIGRLFLAALDFSGPEALERSWMTAMRESHYRAVLKLFFSLCGSNDKDITLFRAISSARESAVIELGAIGEKTINQLLGRTAVMLLAESETAVTSQAA comes from the coding sequence ATGGCGAAACGTTCCAAAGTACAGACTGAGCAAACCATCAATCAGATTATGGATGAGGCGCTCAAGCAAATCCTGAGTATTGGTTTTGATGCTATGTCCTACACTACCTTGTCTGAAGCGACAGGGATCAGTCGGACTGGTATCAGTCACCATTTCCCCAAGAAAACGGACTTTCTGGTCAGGTTAGATGCGCGTATTGGTCGTTTGTTTTTGGCTGCACTGGATTTTTCCGGTCCTGAAGCGCTGGAGCGCTCATGGATGACGGCGATGCGTGAATCGCATTACCGTGCCGTGCTGAAGCTGTTTTTCAGCCTGTGTGGCAGCAACGATAAAGACATTACGCTGTTCCGTGCCATCAGCAGTGCCCGCGAGAGCGCAGTCATTGAGCTGGGTGCCATCGGTGAAAAGACCATCAACCAACTGCTGGGTCGCACAGCGGTGATGTTGTTGGCCGAATCTGAAACCGCGGTGACCAGCCAGGCGGCTTGA
- a CDS encoding rhomboid family intramembrane serine protease — MKKMRCPGCGHDVFREFDFHGEQVDACQQCGGLWFEHGELNKALSSADNGDSNVALEQSLGRHLGESSRRCCSCDTTLERYHLMNEFEIEVDVCPSCKGVWLDKAECDKVVQSPLVRQALTELDGKVSVKTWLFQFLSQMPVEFNLKPKSKPVVTWWLLALNMVIFGIYGFDLSMTDPMFENFALVPRDVLHGSHVWTLVSHMFLHGDFLHLAGNMYFLYVVGDNLEDALGRARFLGLYLVCGLAAAAAQIISEPGSDIYMVGASGAIAGLFGMYLLWFRYASLTFMFIVYQKKVSPLVFFGIWLAFNIFGLYMAGEGVAYWAHIGGFVAGLIIGKLMQQQVMAANPMLALMNSPEVRVSR; from the coding sequence ATGAAGAAGATGCGTTGTCCCGGCTGCGGCCATGATGTGTTTCGTGAGTTTGATTTTCATGGCGAGCAGGTGGATGCCTGTCAGCAATGCGGTGGGCTGTGGTTTGAGCACGGTGAGCTGAACAAGGCACTGTCCAGTGCCGATAACGGCGACAGTAACGTGGCGCTGGAGCAGAGCCTGGGGCGCCACCTGGGCGAGTCGAGCCGTCGCTGCTGCAGCTGCGACACCACCCTTGAGCGTTATCATCTGATGAACGAGTTCGAGATTGAAGTGGATGTGTGCCCAAGCTGTAAAGGCGTGTGGCTCGACAAGGCCGAATGCGACAAGGTGGTGCAATCACCCCTGGTGCGTCAGGCGCTGACCGAACTGGATGGCAAGGTGAGTGTAAAAACCTGGCTGTTTCAGTTTTTGTCGCAAATGCCGGTGGAGTTTAACCTCAAACCCAAGTCCAAACCTGTGGTTACCTGGTGGCTGCTGGCGTTGAATATGGTGATTTTCGGCATTTACGGCTTCGACTTGTCGATGACCGACCCCATGTTTGAAAACTTTGCCCTGGTGCCGCGGGATGTCCTCCACGGCAGCCATGTGTGGACTTTGGTGAGCCACATGTTCCTCCACGGCGACTTTTTGCACCTGGCGGGCAATATGTACTTCCTCTATGTGGTGGGAGACAACCTGGAAGATGCCCTGGGTCGGGCGCGCTTTTTGGGGCTGTATCTGGTGTGTGGTCTTGCGGCTGCGGCGGCGCAGATCATCTCCGAGCCTGGCAGCGATATCTACATGGTGGGCGCCAGCGGTGCCATCGCCGGTCTGTTCGGTATGTATCTGCTGTGGTTCCGCTACGCGAGCCTGACCTTTATGTTCATCGTCTACCAAAAGAAGGTATCGCCGCTGGTGTTCTTCGGCATTTGGCTGGCGTTCAATATCTTTGGCTTGTACATGGCGGGTGAGGGCGTGGCCTATTGGGCGCATATCGGCGGCTTTGTGGCGGGGCTTATCATCGGAAAGCTGATGCAGCAGCAGGTGATGGCCGCCAACCCCATGTTGGCGCTGATGAACTCACCGGAAGTGAGGGTGAGCCGTTAA
- a CDS encoding alpha/beta hydrolase-fold protein codes for MTSGIQPGKWQYLPRSLLLGLLLTTAAPLATFAQAETAETNNSASAAIAMPLTYGNSYQAPSRHFGEDRRFMVALPERYQASERRYPVLYVIDGDFQFRHVSAAVNNLTRMGKIPPMIVVGVATQGQADYIKSTTWASEREGDEFGGAETMMAYLKDELVPLINSRFRTSGKNAIAGYSLGGLFTLEALMADNTPFSAFLAMSPSAWYDDYGIKGRMAAYIKKHKSLPPLFLSVANEEGMGVQPLFKLIEKSVPHSGVVFKRYPDETHYSTAMPALLDALEYLAPAYYTDLDVLVPMDNYKDVLNHFEAKRSQWAGFRFEWLQSYYLAKYFFITKQQDKIGIFLDEAQKRFPESNTELCVAMAKAYLKKQQPEEAQKVLLRAQKEGEQSADWLAQMSEAKKAMGAIAEAQALHSRAMALAEAQGLESWEYWELNPRRF; via the coding sequence ATGACATCAGGAATTCAGCCGGGCAAGTGGCAGTATCTGCCCCGCAGCTTGCTCCTTGGGCTGCTGCTGACCACTGCCGCCCCCCTGGCCACTTTCGCCCAAGCCGAAACTGCCGAAACCAATAACTCTGCCAGCGCCGCCATTGCCATGCCACTGACCTACGGCAACAGTTATCAGGCCCCATCACGCCATTTTGGCGAAGACAGGCGCTTTATGGTGGCGTTGCCCGAGCGCTATCAGGCCAGCGAACGCCGCTATCCCGTGCTCTATGTTATCGATGGCGATTTTCAGTTTCGCCATGTCTCTGCGGCGGTAAATAACCTCACCCGCATGGGCAAGATCCCGCCCATGATAGTAGTGGGCGTTGCTACCCAGGGGCAGGCGGACTATATCAAATCCACCACCTGGGCCTCCGAGCGCGAAGGTGATGAGTTTGGTGGCGCCGAAACCATGATGGCCTACCTGAAAGACGAACTGGTGCCGCTGATTAATAGCCGATTTCGCACCAGCGGCAAGAACGCCATCGCGGGCTATTCATTGGGCGGCCTCTTTACCCTCGAGGCCTTAATGGCCGACAACACGCCCTTCTCCGCCTTTTTGGCCATGAGTCCCAGCGCCTGGTACGACGATTACGGCATCAAAGGCCGCATGGCGGCTTACATCAAAAAGCACAAGTCGCTGCCACCGCTGTTTTTATCGGTCGCCAACGAAGAAGGTATGGGGGTGCAGCCGCTGTTTAAGTTGATTGAAAAGTCAGTGCCACACTCCGGGGTGGTGTTCAAGCGCTACCCGGATGAAACCCACTACAGCACCGCCATGCCTGCGCTGTTGGATGCCCTGGAATACCTGGCTCCGGCCTACTACACCGACCTGGACGTGCTGGTGCCAATGGATAACTACAAAGACGTGTTGAACCACTTTGAGGCCAAGCGCAGCCAATGGGCCGGATTTCGCTTCGAATGGTTACAGTCCTACTATCTGGCCAAGTATTTTTTCATTACCAAACAGCAAGATAAAATAGGTATCTTCCTCGATGAAGCCCAAAAGCGCTTCCCCGAATCCAACACAGAGTTATGCGTTGCCATGGCCAAAGCCTATTTGAAAAAGCAGCAGCCAGAGGAAGCGCAAAAAGTGCTGCTGCGGGCACAGAAAGAAGGCGAGCAAAGCGCCGACTGGCTGGCACAAATGAGTGAGGCCAAAAAGGCCATGGGCGCCATAGCCGAAGCCCAGGCCCTGCACAGTCGCGCCATGGCGCTGGCCGAAGCTCAGGGGCTGGAAAGCTGGGAATACTGGGAGCTGAACCCAAGGCGCTTTTAA
- the trxC gene encoding thioredoxin TrxC, with the protein MILACPQCHGLNRVPEDRLSDAPSCGRCKSPLFVGKPLELTAANFDAHAVKSELPLVVDFWAAWCGPCQSFAPVFVQTAAEFEPRFRFGKLDTESQQALAARFGIRSIPTVMVIQGGKVLAQQAGALPKQAFTQWLKQFA; encoded by the coding sequence ATGATCCTTGCTTGCCCCCAATGCCACGGCCTTAATCGGGTGCCTGAAGACAGACTCAGCGACGCCCCCAGTTGCGGCCGCTGTAAATCGCCCCTGTTTGTTGGTAAGCCGCTTGAGCTGACAGCTGCCAACTTCGACGCCCATGCCGTTAAATCCGAGTTGCCGCTGGTAGTGGACTTTTGGGCGGCCTGGTGCGGCCCCTGTCAGAGCTTTGCGCCGGTATTTGTCCAGACGGCGGCCGAGTTTGAACCCAGGTTCCGCTTTGGCAAATTGGATACCGAAAGTCAGCAGGCGCTGGCGGCCAGGTTTGGGATCCGCTCCATTCCCACTGTGATGGTGATCCAGGGTGGTAAGGTGCTGGCACAGCAGGCCGGCGCCTTACCCAAGCAGGCATTTACCCAGTGGCTCAAACAATTTGCCTGA
- the mtgA gene encoding monofunctional biosynthetic peptidoglycan transglycosylase: protein MSGDAMNGSDVPVPSEPKRSFLSRIWRGLWRWLFKLTVIFVLLSVALVAAVTFFDPPTWAWRIDRSLFPPKAGIEVSHSWRPLENISPNLQLAVIASEDQRFPLHYGVDFEAIKIALADREPGERLRGASTLTQQTAKNLFLWSSRSLLRKSLEAWFALLLDTIAGKRRTLELYLNIVEFGPGIYGAEAASVHYFGKSASRLSVREAALLAALLPNPWEYRISPPTEYMSGRADWISRQMGQLGAATLKELD, encoded by the coding sequence ATGTCTGGTGATGCGATGAATGGAAGTGATGTCCCTGTGCCCAGCGAGCCGAAACGATCCTTTTTAAGCCGCATCTGGCGCGGCCTTTGGCGTTGGCTGTTTAAGCTGACTGTAATTTTTGTGCTGCTCAGCGTCGCACTGGTTGCGGCCGTTACCTTCTTCGACCCGCCCACCTGGGCCTGGCGTATCGACCGCAGCTTGTTTCCACCCAAGGCGGGGATAGAGGTCAGCCACAGCTGGCGGCCGCTGGAGAATATCTCCCCCAATCTGCAACTGGCGGTGATTGCCTCTGAGGATCAGCGGTTTCCACTGCATTATGGGGTTGATTTTGAAGCGATAAAAATCGCTTTGGCAGACAGGGAGCCCGGAGAGCGACTGCGCGGCGCCAGCACTCTGACCCAGCAAACAGCCAAGAATCTGTTTTTGTGGTCATCCCGCAGTTTGCTGCGTAAGAGCCTTGAGGCCTGGTTTGCGCTGCTGCTGGATACCATTGCCGGTAAACGCCGGACGCTGGAGCTTTACCTGAATATTGTGGAGTTTGGCCCCGGCATTTATGGCGCCGAGGCTGCCTCGGTGCATTACTTTGGCAAGAGTGCTTCCAGGCTCAGTGTACGTGAAGCGGCGCTGCTGGCGGCGCTGTTGCCAAACCCTTGGGAATACCGTATCAGTCCGCCCACCGAATATATGTCCGGCCGTGCCGACTGGATTAGCCGCCAGATGGGACAGCTTGGTGCCGCCACCCTGAAGGAGCTGGATTAG